In one Thermanaerovibrio velox DSM 12556 genomic region, the following are encoded:
- a CDS encoding ATP-binding cassette domain-containing protein, whose product MSIEVFDLHHTYHKGTPLEFESLKGVSFQLSPGEWISVVGHTGSGKSTLAQHLNGLIQPQRGRVEVDGLSTGGSKRDLREVRRRVGLVFQFPEQQLFADTVYEEIAFGPRNWGFSDEEVRRSVEDAVEAVGLDGSLLDRNPMALSGGQRRRVAIGSVISSNPRYLVLDEPTAGLDAKGVEELLVLLGRLREKGIGICHITHDLEMALEHSSRILVLSKGEVVFWGTPQEAAGFLSERSVDGLVLPEVLELCSRLRARGFNVPLTWDPGRLSRAIEEMRS is encoded by the coding sequence ATGTCCATAGAGGTCTTCGATCTGCATCATACATATCACAAGGGCACCCCCTTGGAGTTTGAGTCCCTCAAGGGGGTGTCCTTCCAGTTGTCCCCCGGGGAGTGGATATCCGTGGTGGGACATACCGGGAGCGGTAAGTCCACCTTGGCACAGCACCTCAACGGTCTTATACAGCCCCAGCGCGGGAGGGTTGAGGTGGATGGGCTTAGCACCGGGGGGTCCAAGCGAGACCTCCGGGAGGTTCGTCGCAGGGTGGGATTGGTCTTTCAGTTCCCGGAGCAGCAGCTCTTTGCCGATACGGTTTACGAGGAGATAGCCTTTGGACCCAGGAACTGGGGTTTCTCCGATGAAGAGGTTCGGAGGTCGGTGGAGGATGCGGTTGAGGCTGTTGGGCTGGACGGTTCCCTTCTGGACCGAAACCCCATGGCGTTGTCCGGTGGTCAGAGGCGCCGGGTGGCCATAGGGTCCGTCATATCCTCCAATCCCCGTTATTTGGTGCTGGACGAGCCCACCGCGGGGCTTGATGCGAAGGGAGTGGAGGAGCTTTTGGTCCTGCTGGGGCGTCTCCGGGAAAAGGGGATCGGCATATGCCACATAACCCATGACCTGGAGATGGCGCTGGAGCACAGCTCCAGGATCTTGGTCTTGTCCAAGGGGGAGGTCGTGTTTTGGGGGACCCCTCAGGAGGCGGCGGGGTTTTTGTCCGAGCGGTCCGTTGATGGCTTGGTCCTGCCGGAGGTCTTGGAGCTATGCTCGAGGTTGAGGGCCCGGGGGTTTAATGTCCCGTTGACATGGGATCCCGGCAGGCTCTCAAGGGCCATAGAGGAGATGAGGTCATGA
- the flgF gene encoding flagellar basal-body rod protein FlgF gives MELVFRGIYAGTSAMLVQEKMLDVVGNNLANVDTSGFRARIGVNKSFPEELMDRIEKVMDPVLKESFVPGGRITIGDLSLANVLHETAMRTAKGAFERTGSVFDLAIDGDGFFVVQDGTGNTFYTRSGHFQRNDQGQLVTHDGMLVMGDGGPIEIGEGVDVHIGDDGQVFVDGEAQGRIRVVRFATPSRLRHEGKSLLSETQYSGAPEDVEDVKLAVGFLERSNVNVVEEMTKMIEANRAYEAAAKTVTIQDELSSRLSNSFGRPS, from the coding sequence ATGGAGCTCGTGTTCAGGGGGATATATGCGGGTACGTCCGCCATGTTGGTTCAGGAGAAGATGCTGGACGTGGTGGGCAACAACCTTGCCAACGTTGATACGTCTGGATTCCGGGCCAGGATAGGGGTTAACAAGTCCTTCCCGGAGGAGCTGATGGACCGGATAGAGAAGGTGATGGACCCGGTTCTGAAGGAGTCCTTTGTGCCGGGTGGGAGGATAACCATAGGGGATCTGTCCTTGGCGAACGTTCTTCACGAGACCGCCATGAGGACCGCTAAGGGTGCTTTTGAGAGGACCGGATCGGTCTTCGATTTGGCCATAGATGGGGATGGGTTCTTCGTGGTGCAGGACGGAACGGGCAATACGTTCTACACTAGGTCCGGGCACTTTCAAAGGAACGATCAGGGGCAGTTGGTCACCCATGATGGCATGTTGGTCATGGGTGATGGGGGGCCCATAGAGATAGGCGAGGGAGTTGACGTTCACATAGGTGACGACGGACAGGTCTTCGTTGACGGGGAGGCCCAGGGTAGGATAAGGGTTGTTCGGTTTGCCACCCCTTCGAGGCTTAGGCATGAGGGGAAATCCCTGCTTTCCGAGACCCAGTACTCCGGAGCTCCTGAGGACGTAGAGGACGTGAAGCTGGCGGTGGGGTTCCTTGAGAGGTCCAACGTCAACGTGGTTGAGGAGATGACCAAGATGATAGAGGCCAACAGGGCCTACGAGGCGGCGGCCAAGACGGTGACGATACAGGACGAGCTGTCCTCTCGGCTGTCCAACTCCTTCGGCAGGCCCAGTTAA
- the truA gene encoding tRNA pseudouridine(38-40) synthase TruA has protein sequence MSFVDKIALGQYVPCESPVHSLDPRVKILSTLILLFSLFGVKDPVFFAGWALLLAGIVVLSRISFSMVLRSVRPVLWLLLFTVVLHVFFTPGEAIFTFHWIKVSREGLHMASLMGVRLLLLVAFAGLLTLTTSPMELADGMERLMSPFGRLGFPAHEMAMMMTIALRFIPTLLEETDRILKAQVSRGADLEGGSIVRRLRAFVPVLVPLFIIVFQRAEDLALAMESRCYGGGARQDPDETSSLEGEGYRCPWGGGLVIVWPFGDGAGDSVTFRYVAEVSYDGGAFFGFQRQNGLITVQGALEDALSVLAKGDVRCVGAGRTDRGVHARGQVVHFDMPSRWDPRRLRLAIKGSLPPGIEVIRVAEAPPGFHARYGAVFREYRYFVWNAPWRYPHLGGVTWHVRRPLDHRRLSGLAGFLVGERDFGAFCRSADRRDNTVRHMMRASVRRKGPLLVFTFRADGFLTNMVRILVGTMVEVESGTMSEGEFVGLLGGGDRSMSGRTAPPEGLFFWRVHYDPSPWSCG, from the coding sequence ATGAGTTTCGTCGATAAGATAGCCTTGGGGCAGTATGTGCCTTGCGAGTCCCCGGTGCACTCCCTGGATCCAAGGGTCAAGATCCTGTCAACCTTGATCCTGCTCTTCTCCCTTTTCGGCGTCAAGGATCCCGTTTTCTTCGCCGGTTGGGCCCTCCTCCTGGCGGGGATAGTGGTCTTATCCAGGATCAGCTTCTCGATGGTGTTGAGATCCGTTAGGCCCGTGCTTTGGCTTCTCCTGTTCACCGTGGTGCTTCATGTTTTTTTTACCCCCGGCGAGGCGATTTTCACTTTCCATTGGATAAAGGTCAGCCGGGAGGGGTTACACATGGCGTCCCTCATGGGGGTAAGGTTGCTTCTGTTGGTGGCCTTTGCGGGGCTTCTCACCCTTACCACCAGTCCCATGGAGTTGGCGGATGGCATGGAGCGTTTGATGTCTCCGTTTGGCAGATTGGGTTTCCCGGCCCACGAGATGGCCATGATGATGACCATAGCTTTGCGGTTCATACCCACCCTTTTGGAGGAGACCGACAGGATACTAAAGGCCCAGGTGTCCAGGGGTGCGGATCTTGAGGGGGGGAGCATAGTAAGGCGTCTTAGGGCCTTTGTGCCTGTCCTGGTGCCGCTGTTCATCATAGTGTTCCAGCGGGCGGAGGACCTGGCTTTGGCCATGGAGTCCCGGTGTTACGGTGGGGGGGCGCGGCAGGACCCGGATGAGACCTCTTCGCTGGAGGGTGAGGGATACCGTTGCCCTTGGGGCGGTGGTCTTGTTATCGTTTGGCCTTTTGGCGATGGAGCGGGTGATTCGGTGACGTTTCGTTACGTGGCGGAGGTTTCCTACGACGGGGGGGCCTTTTTCGGTTTTCAGCGTCAGAACGGCCTCATTACCGTTCAGGGGGCCCTGGAGGATGCCCTTTCGGTGCTGGCCAAAGGGGACGTGCGCTGCGTTGGTGCGGGTCGTACCGACCGGGGGGTTCATGCGAGGGGACAGGTGGTACACTTTGACATGCCCTCCCGCTGGGACCCGCGGAGGCTTAGGTTGGCCATCAAGGGATCATTGCCGCCGGGGATTGAGGTGATCCGGGTTGCCGAAGCCCCCCCGGGGTTTCATGCCCGTTATGGGGCGGTCTTTCGGGAGTATAGGTACTTCGTGTGGAACGCCCCTTGGCGTTATCCCCACCTTGGGGGTGTTACGTGGCACGTCAGGAGGCCCTTGGACCACCGGCGTCTTAGCGGGCTTGCGGGTTTTCTGGTAGGGGAGAGGGATTTTGGGGCCTTCTGCAGGTCCGCGGACAGGCGGGACAACACGGTTCGGCACATGATGAGGGCCTCGGTTAGGAGGAAGGGGCCGCTGCTTGTGTTCACCTTTAGGGCGGACGGTTTTCTGACCAACATGGTTCGCATACTGGTGGGCACCATGGTCGAGGTTGAGTCGGGTACGATGTCAGAGGGCGAGTTCGTTGGTCTGCTTGGCGGGGGGGACAGGTCCATGTCCGGCAGGACCGCTCCGCCGGAGGGGTTGTTCTTTTGGCGGGTTCATTACGACCCATCCCCTTGGTCATGCGGTTGA
- the rplQ gene encoding 50S ribosomal protein L17, which yields MRHRMSMRRLGRYGSHRRAMLGNMAASLFLEGRIETTVTRAKELRRVAERLITKAKSGTLADRRLVIARMPHKAAVLRLFNDIAPKFANRPGGYTRIVKLGHRAGDASPMAVIELVD from the coding sequence ATGAGACATCGCATGAGCATGCGCCGTCTGGGCCGTTATGGTTCCCATCGGCGCGCCATGTTGGGCAACATGGCGGCCAGCCTTTTCCTGGAGGGCCGGATAGAGACCACCGTGACCAGGGCTAAGGAGCTTCGCCGGGTGGCGGAGAGATTGATAACCAAGGCCAAGTCCGGCACGCTGGCGGATAGGCGTCTTGTGATAGCCCGGATGCCCCACAAGGCGGCGGTGCTGAGGCTCTTTAACGACATAGCGCCGAAGTTTGCCAACCGTCCCGGCGGTTACACCAGGATAGTGAAGCTTGGTCACCGCGCCGGGGACGCCTCTCCCATGGCTGTGATAGAGCTGGTGGATTAA
- the flgG gene encoding flagellar basal-body rod protein FlgG — translation MIRSLWSGATGMIAQQTNLDVVSHNLANVNTSGFKKLRADFQDLMYQIDREPGAPVEPASMIPKGIQVGLGSRVAGTSRIMGQGNMQVTGNPTDVAIEGDGFFQVTMPDGTVAYTRDGSWRIDGNGQIVTADGYLLEPAVTVPNNAKEIIISPTGQVSVLLPGDPNPQEIGQIQLARFVNPGGLKALGKNLFIETPASGAPIVGNPGEEGLGNTIQRTLEMANVQVVEEMVNMIVAQRAYEANSKTISTADELLRIANNLRR, via the coding sequence ATGATACGTTCCCTTTGGTCCGGTGCCACCGGCATGATAGCCCAGCAGACCAACCTGGACGTGGTGAGCCATAACCTGGCTAACGTCAACACCTCGGGGTTTAAGAAGCTTCGGGCGGATTTTCAGGACCTCATGTATCAGATAGATCGTGAGCCCGGGGCGCCGGTGGAGCCCGCGTCTATGATACCCAAGGGCATTCAGGTGGGGTTGGGTTCCCGGGTGGCGGGTACCAGCAGGATAATGGGGCAGGGGAACATGCAGGTGACTGGTAATCCCACCGATGTGGCCATAGAGGGGGACGGGTTTTTCCAGGTCACCATGCCGGACGGCACCGTGGCTTACACCCGGGATGGGTCTTGGCGTATCGACGGCAACGGCCAGATAGTCACCGCTGACGGTTACCTTTTAGAGCCTGCGGTGACGGTTCCCAACAACGCCAAGGAGATAATAATAAGCCCCACTGGTCAGGTATCGGTGCTGCTTCCGGGGGATCCCAACCCTCAGGAGATAGGGCAGATTCAGCTTGCTCGCTTCGTGAACCCCGGCGGTTTGAAGGCCCTGGGGAAGAACCTGTTCATAGAGACCCCTGCGAGCGGGGCTCCGATAGTTGGGAACCCCGGGGAGGAAGGGTTAGGCAACACGATCCAGAGGACCTTGGAGATGGCCAACGTTCAGGTGGTGGAGGAGATGGTGAACATGATAGTGGCCCAGCGGGCATATGAGGCCAACTCCAAGACCATATCCACCGCGGACGAGCTTTTGAGGATAGCGAACAACTTGAGGCGGTAG
- the rpsD gene encoding 30S ribosomal protein S4, whose amino-acid sequence MSRYTGPVCRLCRAEGTKLFLKGDRCYTEKCAMARRNSRPGQHGARKGKMSEYGIRLREKQKLRRFYGLNESQFAKMYEMATKMPGQTGHDFLQLLERRLDNVVYRLGFAVSRKQARELVRHGHFLVNGRKLDIPSALLKAGDVVSVREKSRDVEVLKQNAEVASQRAVPAWLEVNPEAMSGRVVSLPARDQIEVPVNEQLVVEFYAR is encoded by the coding sequence ATGAGCAGATATACCGGTCCCGTTTGCAGGCTCTGCCGGGCGGAGGGGACGAAGCTATTTCTTAAGGGAGATCGTTGCTACACCGAGAAGTGCGCCATGGCCAGGCGTAACAGCAGGCCGGGTCAGCACGGGGCTCGGAAGGGCAAGATGAGCGAGTACGGGATACGTCTGAGGGAGAAGCAGAAGCTTCGCCGTTTCTACGGTCTCAACGAGTCCCAGTTCGCCAAGATGTATGAGATGGCCACCAAGATGCCTGGCCAGACCGGCCACGACTTCCTGCAGCTTTTGGAGCGGCGGTTGGACAACGTGGTGTACAGGCTGGGCTTTGCGGTGAGCCGCAAGCAGGCCAGGGAGCTGGTGCGTCACGGTCATTTCCTGGTGAACGGCCGGAAGCTGGACATCCCAAGCGCCCTTCTCAAGGCGGGGGACGTGGTGTCCGTTAGGGAGAAGAGCCGTGACGTGGAGGTGTTGAAGCAGAACGCGGAGGTGGCTTCCCAGAGGGCGGTTCCCGCCTGGCTGGAGGTCAACCCGGAGGCCATGAGCGGCAGGGTGGTAAGCCTGCCCGCCCGGGATCAGATAGAGGTGCCGGTGAACGAACAGCTCGTGGTTGAGTTCTATGCCCGATAG
- a CDS encoding flagellar basal body L-ring protein FlgH: MLLCLLFGSPGFCESLWQDGNGGLFADRRPSRVGDIVTVQVSETTDTKDEGKLTTSKSDSSGIKDGTGILDFIKAFSIGGSSNSSGNSKTERKHNLTTSISCVVTEVLPNGNMVIVGQRDVVTQEEKLKVSFTGVIRPEDVGTGNTIPSNRVANAEIRVEGKGSVSRVQRPGLFTQIIQALF; this comes from the coding sequence GTGCTTTTGTGCTTGTTGTTTGGTTCCCCTGGTTTTTGTGAGTCCCTTTGGCAGGATGGCAACGGTGGTCTTTTTGCGGATCGGCGGCCCTCAAGGGTGGGGGACATAGTGACCGTTCAGGTCTCTGAGACCACGGACACCAAGGACGAGGGCAAGCTCACCACCAGCAAGAGCGACAGCAGCGGAATAAAGGACGGCACGGGCATCCTGGATTTCATAAAGGCCTTTTCTATAGGGGGGTCTTCTAACTCGTCGGGGAACAGCAAGACCGAGAGGAAGCACAACCTGACCACTTCCATAAGCTGTGTGGTTACGGAGGTGCTGCCAAACGGCAACATGGTTATAGTTGGGCAGAGGGACGTGGTCACCCAGGAGGAGAAGTTGAAGGTAAGCTTCACCGGTGTGATAAGGCCCGAGGACGTGGGGACTGGTAACACGATACCCAGCAACCGGGTGGCGAACGCGGAGATAAGGGTGGAGGGGAAGGGTTCTGTTAGCAGGGTTCAGCGGCCCGGGCTCTTTACCCAGATAATACAGGCGTTGTTTTAG
- a CDS encoding rod shape-determining protein — MWGKDIGIDLGTATVIIFIRDKGVVLREPSVVAMDQNNGRILAVGEDAKQMLGRTPGNVVAVRPLRDGVIADYTMTEVMLRQFIKKVTSGFERLVRHRVMICVPSGATDVERRAVLEAAIEVGAKEAYLIEEPMAAAIGAGLDIAEPRGNMVVDIGGGTTDIAVISLGGIVVAESLRVGGDKFDEGISRYVRKQFNLAIGEQTAEDLKISIGTCYPQGEEMSMEIRGRDLIQGLPRQIRITSSDVAKAIEESVNAIVGGIRRVLELTPPELAADIIDRGIILTGGGALLRGLPQLVTEQTEINTIVADHPLECVALGTGKALLELDKLKESGTVLSAFRRGRRR; from the coding sequence GTGTGGGGAAAGGATATAGGAATTGACCTCGGCACCGCCACGGTGATCATATTCATAAGGGATAAGGGCGTGGTCTTGAGGGAGCCGTCGGTGGTAGCCATGGATCAGAACAACGGTCGTATCTTGGCGGTTGGTGAGGATGCCAAGCAGATGCTTGGCAGGACCCCTGGCAACGTGGTGGCGGTTAGGCCCCTTCGGGACGGGGTTATAGCGGACTACACCATGACTGAGGTCATGTTGAGGCAGTTCATAAAGAAGGTCACCTCTGGCTTCGAGCGTTTGGTGAGGCACCGGGTTATGATATGCGTTCCCTCCGGTGCCACCGACGTGGAGAGGCGGGCGGTTTTGGAGGCCGCCATAGAGGTGGGGGCCAAGGAGGCCTATCTGATAGAGGAGCCCATGGCGGCGGCCATAGGGGCTGGGTTGGACATAGCGGAGCCCAGGGGCAACATGGTGGTGGACATAGGCGGCGGAACCACCGACATAGCGGTGATATCGCTTGGAGGCATAGTGGTGGCGGAGTCCCTCCGGGTTGGGGGAGACAAGTTCGATGAGGGCATATCCCGGTACGTCAGGAAGCAGTTCAACCTGGCCATAGGGGAGCAGACCGCGGAGGACCTGAAGATAAGCATAGGCACCTGTTATCCCCAGGGTGAGGAGATGTCCATGGAGATTAGGGGCAGGGACCTCATCCAGGGGCTTCCGAGGCAGATAAGGATAACCAGCTCCGATGTGGCCAAGGCCATAGAGGAGTCGGTGAACGCCATAGTTGGTGGGATAAGGCGGGTTCTTGAGCTAACGCCCCCGGAGTTGGCTGCCGATATAATAGACAGGGGTATAATCCTGACCGGTGGTGGCGCTCTTCTGCGGGGTCTTCCCCAGTTGGTCACGGAGCAGACGGAGATAAACACCATCGTGGCGGATCATCCTTTGGAGTGTGTGGCGTTGGGGACTGGCAAGGCCCTTTTGGAGCTGGACAAGCTCAAGGAATCGGGCACGGTGTTGTCCGCGTTCCGGAGGGGAAGGCGGAGGTAG
- a CDS encoding energy-coupling factor transporter ATPase produces MSFALGAACSFRGVGYAYPGSSVPALEDLTFSVGEGEWVALLGANGSGKSTVARICNALLIPTQGDCSVFGLSTSDPANAFAIRSMVGLVFQNPDNQIVASVVEEDVAFGPENLGLPPQEIEARVRGALEAVGLWDRRRSATYALSGGQKQRLALAGALAMNPRMLVLDEATAMIDPLGRRKFVSLIGELKRSGKAILQITHRLEEIVGADRVLVLKGGRKVFEGTPRELFSSRKELGSLGLGVPPLVELRQELVERGLVSPQVSPTVEALAGEICP; encoded by the coding sequence ATGAGTTTTGCACTAGGGGCGGCGTGCTCGTTCCGAGGGGTCGGGTACGCCTATCCCGGATCCTCGGTCCCCGCCTTGGAGGACCTGACCTTCTCGGTAGGAGAGGGAGAGTGGGTGGCCCTCTTGGGGGCCAACGGTTCCGGGAAGTCTACGGTGGCCCGGATTTGCAACGCCCTGCTGATTCCTACGCAGGGCGATTGTTCTGTTTTTGGGCTCAGCACGTCTGACCCGGCCAACGCCTTTGCCATAAGGTCAATGGTGGGGTTGGTGTTCCAGAACCCGGATAATCAGATAGTTGCCTCCGTGGTGGAGGAGGACGTGGCCTTTGGGCCCGAGAACCTGGGGTTGCCTCCCCAGGAGATAGAGGCCAGGGTGAGAGGGGCCCTTGAGGCGGTTGGTCTCTGGGACCGTAGGAGGTCCGCCACCTATGCCCTTTCCGGGGGGCAGAAGCAGCGTCTAGCCCTTGCGGGGGCTTTAGCGATGAATCCCAGGATGTTGGTATTGGACGAGGCCACGGCGATGATAGACCCCCTTGGCAGGAGGAAATTCGTGTCCCTTATAGGGGAGCTTAAGCGCAGCGGCAAGGCGATCCTGCAGATAACCCACAGGCTTGAGGAGATAGTGGGAGCTGACAGGGTGTTGGTCCTCAAGGGGGGACGTAAGGTGTTTGAGGGTACCCCGCGGGAGCTCTTCTCCTCAAGGAAGGAGCTTGGGTCTCTGGGGCTGGGGGTGCCTCCGCTGGTGGAGCTCCGGCAGGAGCTGGTTGAAAGGGGGCTTGTATCCCCGCAGGTGTCCCCCACCGTTGAGGCCCTGGCGGGGGAGATATGTCCATAG
- the flgA gene encoding flagellar basal body P-ring formation chaperone FlgA, which translates to MVVLRRYFPFSFEIRRCPFEVRRRCFCRVFSLFILVLSLSREALGGEVLVRLPGEVEARDLRFYLGEYGVIEGERRDCLLAGGVLVDAPGGVILRERLVSVLGKLKAFGISVRVDMPGVVRVRRKGEDSLEVRLARLAKWPWRVEVLSDIPSGEVVVPFGFRDGFPFVYVKVPGLDEPRKVLLKWHQPVVVALSPLRRGQRVDRSSVALGLSEKTGFGYLPSSIEQVEGRTVRLPIRSGGVLRGSSLDGEVAVSGGQQVTLVCAVGGVEVMASGRSVDSGRIGERVRVMNLASRRVVSGVVEAPGVVRVEGGDG; encoded by the coding sequence GTGGTGGTTTTGAGGAGGTACTTCCCCTTTTCTTTTGAGATCCGGCGGTGCCCTTTTGAGGTCCGCCGGCGTTGTTTTTGTCGGGTGTTTTCCCTCTTCATCCTCGTCCTTTCGCTTTCCCGTGAGGCCCTGGGCGGGGAGGTTTTAGTAAGGCTTCCTGGGGAGGTTGAGGCCCGGGATCTGAGGTTTTACCTTGGGGAGTACGGGGTGATAGAGGGGGAGAGAAGGGACTGTCTGTTGGCCGGGGGTGTTCTCGTAGATGCTCCGGGTGGGGTCATTTTGAGGGAGCGATTGGTGAGCGTCCTTGGCAAGCTTAAGGCCTTTGGCATATCGGTTAGGGTTGACATGCCGGGGGTGGTTAGGGTGAGGCGTAAGGGGGAGGACTCCTTGGAGGTACGGCTTGCCAGGCTTGCCAAGTGGCCTTGGCGGGTTGAGGTCTTGTCGGACATCCCTTCGGGGGAGGTTGTAGTGCCGTTTGGTTTCCGGGATGGCTTCCCGTTCGTGTACGTGAAGGTTCCTGGATTGGATGAGCCTAGGAAGGTCCTCCTTAAGTGGCATCAGCCGGTGGTGGTGGCGCTTTCTCCGCTTCGGCGCGGCCAGCGGGTGGATAGGTCTTCGGTGGCCCTTGGTCTTTCGGAGAAAACGGGTTTCGGCTATCTTCCCAGTTCCATCGAGCAGGTGGAAGGACGGACGGTTCGTCTTCCGATTCGGTCCGGCGGAGTGCTTAGGGGTTCCTCTTTGGATGGGGAGGTTGCGGTATCCGGGGGTCAGCAGGTGACGTTGGTGTGTGCGGTAGGGGGAGTTGAGGTCATGGCGTCCGGCAGGAGCGTGGATAGCGGTCGGATTGGAGAGAGGGTTAGGGTCATGAACCTTGCCAGCAGGAGGGTGGTCTCCGGTGTGGTGGAGGCCCCTGGGGTTGTGCGGGTGGAAGGGGGAGACGGCTGA
- a CDS encoding flagellar basal body P-ring protein FlgI yields the protein MRLKAVVPILLVFFSCSAALGVDVRIKDLVDLEGARPNQLVGMGLVVGLSGTGDKGDMAMRMLSNMAMNYGLNVDPKVIKSKNAAVVSVTCELPAFVSPGQTLDVLVSALGDAKSLQGGVLLQTPLKAANGRVYAVAQGPVSIGGFSAGGQGAQTVKNFQTVARIPGGAIVEQGVDSSVAPAGRLVLLLRRPDFTTAQRIADAINKKYGGVAFPVDAGRVEVQPPGGVRGGITGFISSIEGLRVAPDVVARVVVNERTGTVVMGGEVKLSPAAVAHGNLTVKVSERPEASQPNPLSGGRTQVLPRTDVSATEGSGQVVMLPEASTVSDLVKALNAVGASPRDLIPILQALDQAGALQGQLVIQ from the coding sequence ATGAGGCTTAAGGCCGTAGTTCCGATTTTATTGGTGTTTTTCTCGTGCTCTGCCGCTTTGGGGGTTGATGTTAGGATAAAGGACCTGGTGGACCTTGAGGGGGCGAGACCCAACCAGCTGGTGGGGATGGGATTGGTGGTGGGGCTTTCCGGCACCGGTGACAAGGGTGACATGGCCATGAGGATGTTATCGAACATGGCCATGAACTACGGTCTCAACGTGGATCCGAAGGTGATAAAGTCTAAGAACGCGGCGGTCGTATCGGTGACTTGTGAGCTGCCTGCCTTCGTATCCCCGGGGCAGACGCTGGACGTGCTCGTAAGCGCCTTGGGGGATGCCAAGAGCCTTCAGGGGGGGGTATTGCTTCAGACCCCGCTTAAGGCCGCCAACGGCAGGGTTTATGCGGTGGCCCAGGGGCCTGTTTCGATAGGGGGGTTCAGCGCCGGGGGGCAGGGGGCCCAGACGGTGAAGAACTTCCAGACGGTGGCTCGGATACCCGGTGGAGCCATAGTCGAGCAGGGGGTTGATTCGTCGGTGGCCCCGGCGGGACGGCTGGTGTTGTTGCTTAGGCGGCCGGACTTTACAACTGCCCAGCGGATTGCGGATGCCATAAACAAGAAGTACGGTGGGGTTGCCTTTCCTGTGGATGCCGGCAGGGTTGAGGTTCAGCCCCCTGGTGGGGTAAGGGGTGGGATAACGGGTTTCATATCCTCCATAGAGGGTCTGAGGGTTGCGCCGGACGTTGTGGCCCGGGTGGTGGTTAACGAGAGAACTGGGACCGTGGTCATGGGTGGGGAGGTTAAGCTTTCCCCTGCCGCGGTGGCTCACGGGAACCTCACTGTGAAGGTCTCTGAGAGGCCCGAGGCCAGCCAGCCGAATCCGCTGTCCGGGGGGAGGACCCAGGTGCTCCCCAGGACCGATGTGAGCGCCACGGAGGGTAGTGGGCAGGTGGTGATGTTGCCGGAGGCCTCTACGGTGTCTGATTTGGTGAAGGCGTTGAACGCCGTTGGGGCAAGCCCAAGGGACCTCATCCCCATCCTTCAGGCCCTGGATCAGGCTGGGGCTCTTCAGGGGCAGTTGGTTATACAGTAG
- a CDS encoding DNA-directed RNA polymerase subunit alpha, with protein sequence MEHDRHEIIVEEESPSHGRVVLEPLERGYGTTLGNALRRVLLSSIPGAGIVAVRIDGVLHEFSTIPGVREDVIELLVNLKHVPVRINGQCGGDVKVLRLEAEGPKVVKASDIQGDADVEFVDPEAVICTLDEGHRVSMDLYLERGVGYAPIDRPRPAYLPVDALLIDAIFSPVKRVKYEVQDVRSGQRTDYDRLVLEVWTNGAVSFKDAVAEASSILSGYFRGLSTFLWGQSSAVSAADEDFFEEETGEEESSAASSEDSILMRPIKDLELSVRSENCLLRGGIHLIGDLVGRPREELLKIRNLGKISLREIEEKLGKFGLSLGGEVPADDEVQAEDFPS encoded by the coding sequence TTGGAGCACGATCGTCACGAGATAATCGTGGAGGAAGAGTCCCCATCCCATGGCCGGGTGGTTCTGGAGCCCCTTGAGAGGGGCTACGGCACCACCCTGGGCAATGCCCTAAGGCGCGTCCTTCTCTCCTCCATCCCTGGGGCTGGGATAGTGGCGGTTCGCATAGACGGGGTTTTGCACGAGTTCAGCACCATACCGGGGGTTAGGGAGGACGTAATAGAGCTTCTGGTGAACCTTAAGCACGTTCCGGTCCGCATAAATGGTCAGTGCGGCGGGGACGTTAAGGTGCTTCGCCTGGAGGCGGAGGGTCCAAAGGTTGTCAAGGCCTCGGACATTCAGGGGGACGCGGACGTGGAGTTCGTGGACCCGGAGGCGGTGATCTGCACTTTGGACGAAGGGCACCGGGTGTCGATGGACCTATACTTGGAGAGGGGGGTGGGTTACGCCCCGATAGACAGGCCCAGGCCGGCCTACCTGCCGGTGGATGCTCTGTTGATCGATGCCATCTTCTCCCCCGTCAAGAGGGTTAAGTATGAGGTCCAAGACGTTAGGAGCGGCCAGAGGACCGACTATGACCGGTTGGTGCTGGAGGTTTGGACCAACGGGGCGGTGAGTTTCAAGGATGCGGTGGCGGAGGCGTCTTCCATCCTGTCCGGTTACTTCCGCGGCCTCTCCACGTTCCTGTGGGGGCAGAGCAGTGCCGTGAGCGCCGCTGATGAGGATTTCTTCGAGGAGGAGACCGGCGAGGAGGAGTCTTCTGCGGCCTCTTCCGAGGACTCCATCCTCATGAGGCCGATCAAGGATCTTGAGCTCTCGGTGAGGAGTGAGAACTGCCTTCTGAGGGGCGGGATTCACTTAATCGGTGATCTGGTGGGTCGGCCTCGGGAGGAGTTGCTTAAGATAAGGAACCTTGGAAAGATCTCCCTTAGGGAGATAGAGGAGAAGCTTGGGAAGTTCGGTTTGAGCCTTGGCGGGGAGGTCCCTGCCGACGACGAGGTGCAGGCCGAGGATTTTCCATCCTGA